Proteins encoded together in one Thalassotalea crassostreae window:
- the thiL gene encoding thiamine-phosphate kinase — protein sequence MKEFELIKEFFTAQPVSRKDVAMGIGDDCALIKSSDDMFIAITTDTLVSGVHFPEDTPARAIGHKAVAVNLSDLAAMGAQPAWISVAITLPEVNEQWLKEFTAGMFELTEYYNVQLIGGDTTKGPLSITITAQGTVPANQALCRNGAKNGDYLFVTGDFGDAGLALKAINGEIELNTADFEAVKSKLDYPSPQVLIAQMIRDDATSAIDVSDGLLADLNHLCKASTLGVNINVEDIPLSKVMTDNLEPADAINLALTSGDDYQLIFTVNAANKVGIETAMQHANVPFTCIGQMNTSEEINLFYEKKPFTVTTRGFEHFSSN from the coding sequence TTGAATTAATAAAGGAATTCTTTACAGCTCAACCTGTGAGCCGTAAAGACGTTGCAATGGGCATCGGTGATGACTGTGCCCTAATTAAATCTAGCGATGATATGTTCATTGCTATCACAACTGATACCCTAGTTTCAGGGGTTCACTTCCCAGAAGACACGCCAGCACGGGCTATCGGCCACAAAGCCGTTGCGGTAAATCTTAGCGATTTAGCTGCTATGGGGGCGCAACCTGCTTGGATTTCAGTCGCGATAACCTTGCCTGAAGTAAATGAACAATGGTTAAAAGAATTTACCGCAGGGATGTTTGAATTAACTGAGTACTATAATGTTCAGCTAATTGGCGGTGATACTACAAAAGGTCCACTAAGTATCACAATAACCGCCCAAGGCACCGTACCTGCAAATCAAGCACTATGCCGAAATGGTGCAAAAAATGGAGACTATCTGTTTGTTACTGGTGATTTTGGTGATGCAGGTCTCGCACTTAAAGCAATCAATGGTGAAATCGAACTGAATACTGCGGATTTTGAAGCGGTAAAAAGTAAACTCGATTATCCAAGTCCACAGGTGTTAATTGCACAAATGATCCGTGATGATGCAACATCTGCAATTGACGTTTCTGATGGCTTACTCGCTGATCTAAACCATCTCTGTAAAGCATCTACACTCGGTGTAAACATCAACGTTGAAGACATTCCTTTATCAAAAGTGATGACCGATAACCTTGAGCCAGCCGATGCCATAAATCTCGCTTTAACCTCTGGTGATGATTACCAGTTAATCTTTACTGTAAATGCTGCGAACAAGGTCGGTATAGAAACGGCGATGCAACATGCAAATGTGCCATTTACATGTATCGGTCAAATGAATACCAGTGAAGAAATAAACTTGTTCTATGAGAAGAAACCATTTACGGTAACAACTCGTGGTTTTGAACACTTTAGTAGTAATTAA